In a genomic window of Thermococcus sp.:
- a CDS encoding adenosylcobinamide amidohydrolase, whose translation MGNFIMAFKEPMLALSNAPHRGGLTEARGFFFLKVPKNYSGDYKKDCLVFEQEHGLENFVGFMTAAEISKVLSIAKSGEVTAYVTAGITNPAIAGEVPPPWKPGTINIALLINDGLTVGAMVNAIMTATEAKTYTLLKLGYNATGTTSDGIGIFAFEGNKEWAGTATKLGINIGKAVRQALEESLRKWERTRA comes from the coding sequence ATGGGCAACTTCATAATGGCATTCAAAGAGCCCATGCTCGCTTTGAGCAACGCCCCTCATCGCGGAGGCTTAACTGAGGCCAGAGGATTCTTCTTCCTGAAGGTTCCCAAGAACTACTCCGGAGATTACAAGAAGGACTGTCTGGTCTTTGAGCAGGAACACGGCCTTGAAAACTTTGTCGGCTTCATGACGGCCGCGGAGATAAGTAAAGTCCTCTCCATAGCAAAAAGCGGGGAAGTTACGGCCTATGTCACCGCTGGAATAACAAATCCAGCAATAGCCGGCGAGGTTCCGCCCCCCTGGAAGCCGGGAACGATAAACATAGCCCTTCTTATCAACGACGGATTGACAGTCGGTGCGATGGTCAACGCGATAATGACCGCAACCGAGGCAAAGACCTACACACTTTTGAAACTCGGTTACAACGCTACCGGAACGACGAGCGATGGAATCGGCATCTTTGCTTTTGAGGGGAACAAAGAGTGGGCGGGAACCGCCACAAAGCTCGGAATAAACATCGGAAAGGCAGTAAGGCAAGCTTTAGAAGAAAGCCTTAGAAAATGGGAGAGAACGAGGGCGTAA